The Mixophyes fleayi isolate aMixFle1 chromosome 1, aMixFle1.hap1, whole genome shotgun sequence genome includes a region encoding these proteins:
- the LOC142097923 gene encoding general transcription factor IIH subunit 2 — protein MDEEPEKTKRWEGGYERTWEVLKEDESGSLKATIDEILFKDKRKRVFTHRGQVRLGMMRHLYVIIDGSRTMEEQDLKPNRLTSTLKLLEYFVDEYFVQNPISQIGLIVTRNKRAEKLTELAGNPRQHITALKKAVDMTCNGEPSLYNSLNLALQTLKHMPGHTSREILVIFSSLTTCDPSNIYDMIKCLKASKIQVSVIGLSAEVRVCTVLTRETGGVYHVILDESHYKDLLIHHVSPPAASNSSECSLIRMGFPQHTMGSLSDQDAKPSFSMAHLDSNTEPGLTLGGYFCPQCKSKYSELPVECKVCRLTLVSAPHLARSYHHLFPLDAFKEISLSEYKGQRYCRGCDGELKDHQVYICLVCQGVFCVECDLFIHDSLHCCPGCIHAQSNPSVA, from the exons ATGGATGAAGAACCGGAAAAAACCAAGCGCTGGGAAGGCGGCTATGAGAGAACCTG GGAGGTTCTCAAAGAAGATGAATCGGGATCTCTGAAGGCAACAATTGATGAGATCCTTTTTAAGGATAAAAGAAAAAG AGTGTTTACGCATCGCGGACAAGTACGACTTGGAATG ATGCGTCACCTGTATGTGATAATTGATGGATCAAGAACAATGGAGGAGCAAGACCTGAAACCCAACAGGCTCACTAGCACATTGAAG CTACTGGAGTATTTTGTGGATGAATACTTTGTTCAGAACCCTATAAGTCAG ATTGGTCTCATTGTAACAAGAAATAAACGGGCTGAAAAGCTGACGGAGCTTGCTG GTAACCCCAGACAGCACATAACTGCTTTGAAGAAAGCTGTAGACATGACCTGCAATGGCGAGCCATCTCTCTACAACTCCCTCAACCTTGCTCTGCAGACACTAAA ACACATGCCTGGGCACACAAGTCGTGAGATCTTGGTCATTTTTAGCAGCCTGACAACATGTGATCCATCAAATATATATGACATGATAAAG TGTTTGAAAGCTAGCAAAATCCAGGTGTCTGTCATAGGTCTTTCTGCAGAGGTCCGTGTCTGCACTGTGCTTACTCGAGAGACTGGTG GAGTTTATCATGTCATTTTGGATGAGAGCCACTACAAAGATCTCCTGATTCACCATGTCAGTCCTCCTGCAGCAAGTAACAGTTCTGAATGCTCTCTTATTCGCATGG GCTTTCCTCAGCATACAATGGGCTCCCTCTCAGATCAAGATGCAAAGCCGTCTTTTAGCATGGC ACACCTGGATAGCAACACTGAACCTGGCCTTACACTAGGTGGCTACTTCTGTCCACAGTGTAAATCAAAATACTCTGAACTACCTGTGGAATGCAAAGTTTGCC GCCTTACATTAGTGTCTGCCCCTCACTTGGCTCGGTCATACCATCATCTGTTTCCCCTAGACGCTTTTAAAGAAATTTCTCTTTCGGAATACAAGGGACAGAG GTATTGTCGGGGCTGTGATGGAGAGCTAAAAGATCACCAa GTTTACATCTGCCTAGTTTGTCAGGGTGTCTTCTGTGTGGAGTGCGACTTGTTTATTCACGATTCTTTACATTGTTGCCCTGGATGCATTCATGCACAGTCGAACCCTTCTGTAGCGTAA